In Megalopta genalis isolate 19385.01 chromosome 7, iyMegGena1_principal, whole genome shotgun sequence, a single window of DNA contains:
- the MED11 gene encoding mediator complex subunit 11 codes for MTPPMERIQILETIEKDIIVCLQSAGQAFVELSKEKSSLKQAEAQTQQFLKTLGHVESKLSEQINYLTQVSTGQPHEGSGYASQKVLQMAWHRLEHARSRVNELERIKNKPR; via the exons ATGACGCCACCAATGGAAAGGATACAGATCTTGGAAACTATTGAGAAGGATATTATCGTGTGTCTGCAAAGCGCAG GGCAAGCATTTGTGGAGCTTAGCAAAGAAAAATCTAGTTTGAAGCAAGCGGAGGCACAAACGCAACAGTTTTTGAAAACGTTGGGTCACGTCGAGTCGAAGTTGAGCGagcaaatcaattatttaacacAAGTTTCTACAG GACAACCGCACGAAGGTTCTGGATATGCGAGTCAGAAGGTTTTGCAAATGGCGTGGCATAGGTTAGAACACGCGCGAAGCCGCGTGAACGAACTGGAACGTATAAAAAACAAACCGAGATGA
- the LOC117221764 gene encoding cytochrome b-c1 complex subunit Rieske, mitochondrial: MACLRIPATDLTASIRILGSWLSGRYAHSDLPKVSFQEYRKKSVAHPNVSAARSADERRVRATLSSFVFGVATMYAMKSHMLHYVLFMAPSRDVLAEAQAEISLDNITVGKTLVAKWRGKPVFIYHRPQAIIDQERKVPLSNLRHPESDEERTIRPEWLVMIGICTHLGCIPIPNAGNITGGFYCPCHGSHFDGSGRIRQGPAPTNMEIPEYKFLDNNAILVG; this comes from the exons ATGGCGTGCCTCAGGATACCAGCGACCGATCTCACGGCATCGATTCGAATATTAGGCTCCTGGCTGAGCGGCAGATACGCTCACTCGGATTTGCCGAAAGTTAGCTTCCAAGAGTACCGCAAGAAATCCGTCGCACATCCTAACGTGTCTGCTGCAAGGTCCGCGGACGAACGACGTGTCAGAGCTACCTTGTCGTCTTTCG TGTTCGGCGTTGCAACCATGTACGCGATGAAGTCCCACATGTTGCATTACGTCTTGTTCATGGCGCCGTCGCGGGATGTTCTAGCAGAGGCGCAGGCCGAAATTAGTTTGGATAACATAACCGTGGGGAAAACGTTGGTCGCCAAGTGGCGAGGAAAACCGGTTTTCATCTATCACCG TCCGCAGGCCATCATAGACCAAGAACGAAAAGTACCACTCTCGAATCTGAGACATCCGGAGAGCGACGAGGAAAGGACCATAAGGCCCGAGTGGTTGGTCATGATTGGAATCTGCACGCACCTCGGCTGCATTCCGATCCCTAATGCTGGCAATATCACCGGAGGGTTCTATTGTCCGTGTCATGGCTCGCATTTCGATGGTTCTGGCCGCATACGTCAGGGACCGGCCCCCACCAACATGGAAATACCCGAATACAAGTTCCTCGACAATAACGCCATCCTTGTTGGTTGA